The Solibacillus sp. FSL W7-1436 genome window below encodes:
- a CDS encoding protein arginine kinase, whose translation MNIEHFLTNASPSWMQHESDSDIVISTRIRLARNIANTRFPISFTEQEAQLIEEKMMQSLLSSDNNPYQFSYFQIKDMPVLQRQILVEKHLISPNLARRKKIGSFFLTKDESISILVNEEDHIRIQSLMQGMNLKEAFDKARNIDRYLSKSITYAYEDRYGYLTSCPTNVGTGLRASVMLHLPALTMMKQMNPLIQMMTRLGMVVRGIYGEGSENLGNIYQISNQITLGKSEDLILQELQDVVEQVIKKEELARKNLLMRAPSVLEDRLSRSLGTLKYARILTSEEAASCLSNVRLGVSLGLLEAISQRKLNECMLIMQPGLIQQYIGTTLQPAERDMYRAKLLQEKLNEQDEATNNGEKGEDFL comes from the coding sequence ATGAACATCGAGCATTTTTTAACGAATGCCAGTCCCAGCTGGATGCAGCACGAAAGCGATTCAGATATCGTCATTAGCACGCGCATTCGGCTTGCTCGTAATATTGCCAATACTCGATTTCCGATAAGTTTTACCGAACAGGAAGCACAACTGATCGAAGAAAAAATGATGCAGTCATTATTATCTTCGGATAACAATCCATATCAGTTTTCCTATTTCCAAATAAAAGATATGCCGGTTTTACAACGCCAAATATTAGTGGAGAAGCATTTGATCAGCCCGAATTTGGCACGAAGAAAAAAAATTGGATCATTTTTTTTAACAAAAGATGAATCCATTAGCATATTAGTAAATGAAGAGGATCATATTCGCATCCAGAGCCTTATGCAAGGGATGAATTTAAAAGAGGCATTTGATAAGGCTCGTAATATTGACCGCTACCTAAGTAAGTCAATTACGTATGCATATGAAGACCGCTATGGTTATTTGACAAGCTGCCCGACAAATGTCGGAACAGGACTTCGAGCTTCTGTTATGCTCCATTTACCGGCACTCACAATGATGAAGCAGATGAATCCGTTAATTCAGATGATGACACGGTTAGGAATGGTGGTGCGGGGTATATATGGAGAAGGCAGTGAAAATTTAGGGAATATTTATCAAATATCAAACCAGATCACATTAGGTAAATCAGAAGATTTGATTTTGCAGGAGCTTCAGGATGTTGTAGAGCAAGTGATCAAAAAAGAAGAGCTTGCCCGCAAAAATTTGCTGATGCGAGCGCCTTCCGTATTGGAAGACCGCCTTAGCCGTTCACTTGGTACTTTGAAGTACGCAAGAATTTTAACAAGTGAAGAAGCAGCAAGCTGTTTATCAAATGTGCGTCTTGGGGTAAGTTTAGGATTATTAGAAGCAATTTCACAGCGTAAACTAAATGAGTGCATGCTTATTATGCAACCTGGACTCATTCAGCAATATATTGGTACTACGTTACAACCGGCAGAGCGCGATATGTATCGTGCGAAGCTGTTGCAAGAAAAGTTAAACGAGCAAGATGAAGCTACAAACAATGGGGAAAAAGGAGAGGATTTTCTATGA